GCCATATTGGATTCCCGTAAAATGCGGAACAGTGCCATTAAACCGACTACTGAGTGATGTCGGATGTGTTCAGAGTCGGGAGAATTTTGACAATTGATCGATTGAAATCTAACATACAATGAATTCGCAACATCTCCGGCTCATCGCGTGCGCTGCACTTATTTGTAAAGAAATGTTCGCAATTTCGTTGTTAGTTGGAATTTTTGGTTACTGAtgcaataaaaatgttaagagCACGGAGGAAGGGAAAAGGTTTTCACCCTGAGGAACCACGTGCGCGTGGCTTCTAACATTAACTTCGAAATAGCATTCTGTTAAAACATTTATAAATGTCGTCTTGGCGAACTGCACGaatttttgacgccgtaaaaaaaccgttacaataatgtttatacgGCGTTGATTCTAAACATGCGTTATTTACTGgtgggttctgtgtgagtcgatgtgtaCTACGTCACCAATATAGGcgttaaaattgaaatattgtgaattttgggcgtttattttgtaattgaatgTATTTCATTACTCTTATTCGATAAATCGTTGTGCACcccgtcatcaatatatcgagGATGGACTGGTTGccgttcaattcaattatcgatatatcaaaatattaaaacccAAATTGATCcttaatatgatatgatttatgtTATATTATTGTCGACAATTCTAAGCAACGTGTCATTTCTCAAGGCTTTGATAAACTTTCAAGCTCAGTTTTTTTGTTCCCAtaaggggtgaaatagatATGGAAGAACCGCTTGTATGTCACGTGTATGTCACGTGTATGTCTGGACCATACGATATCCTAGCaccaatgatatttcaactgCTAACTTTCATTTTCTTGTTCAGCTAATATCCACATTTCCCAGTCTATGTAGGAGTTTAATAAATTATCTGATGTAAACTTGGTTCGTtgcatttagaatttatcacaTGTTTTCGTCTATAAATTAGTATTTTAACAGCAATGACTCAAACACCTTGCGCGCTCTGTCTGCTGTTGTTATAGTCTTTGCCATCGTCGGAATTTCTGCGAATTTTTACGACTTTTGCGCAGCGATAAATAAACTACCGCGCACAATATTCATTACACTTACACATCCATATATTTCACTCATCATTAGAGTTTTGacagaaattcaaaatggctgCCACGCAGCTCTGTATAGGTTTTTAGGCGAAGAGCCTGTTATGAAGATAACTGTCATAACGCACACGCCCTTTAGGGCCTTGTATTGTGTTTCCTTTTTACAAAAAACCCAAAAATTTATTCGCTTGAATCATTAAAAGTTTTTTGACGGATaggagaaaattcaaaatagctGCTAAGCAGCGATATAGGTTCTGACCATACTTAGGGCCCTTGGGGCGCATGGAAACTTGATTTTCATGCTACAATTACTAATAGTTCTCGGGTTGTAATAATTGTTGAGCAAAAGGTTCACTTTAGGGCGATAACTTTGAAATTTGGACTTTTCATCAAATCAGCCCTAGCAATGACCTATTCCGTGAAGATCGTTCTAATATCACTTTCCCCCTCTTAAAAAATCACCGCGAATTtaactgaaataaaatttgaattgtattttaCAGGCTGTCGAACAGAGCATGCGCAAATCGTGTAAATGCCACGGCGTATCCGGTTCCTGTTCGTTGAAGACGTGCTGGAAAGCGTTACCAGATGTCGCTCAGATCGGTCAGATTCTCAAAAACAGATATCACGTAAGCATTTCGgagaatttcatatatttcggTGTTTTTCAAACTCGAATTCTACCGCACAGCTGTGAATTAGAAGCAATAGGTTGGCAATGTTCAAATTCTGAATTAATCACCTTGAAAAGTaaagcattatttcaatctttAATTGAACACCAACAAAATAGGAATAAAAGTAGAATAGCCCCTGGCGTGGAGAATgctaaatgatttaaatccACTGTTTAAGACTTAAAAAGATTAGGGCTTGAATATGATGATACCTTGTtcctcctaatcggccgggtcactttTATAAACTGCAATATTGtcacagttcatttctatcgCTGCCGGGTCTAatatggttagcttgatcacgatttttttttaaaaaagtaatgtacagggtagataggcggccgcaGGGTCAACCTTTTTAGCCCAGccgaaatgagaaacaaggtatcaatcattttcaagctaaaaaatatttattcagcaagaattagaatagaaaaattataatCTATAGACTGTGGTCAGGTGTGAGGGCGAAAGCTGACAAAATACTGCGAAAGTAGCGTACGATACTATAATGTCTAGAATCAGCGCGGTAACTTTCTGTTTGATGTATAATTTATTGACCAGCTAACAAGTTATCTCTACGCCGAGGATCAAACGCGTTTTTCCCGGTTCAAACGCCGCGTAAAGTGGTTTTTATAACGGGAACATGAATGAGCATCAGCGAACGAGCGAAAAAAAACCCGACGGTTCGCGAACGAACTCCGGAGGCCGGgcagattttctattttattatATCAACGATTTATTTCATGCCTTTGTAGTAGTAAAGCGCGGCGCGGTCGTATATTTTACTTTACTGAGATTCGAACACATTCTGAAATAACGTCGGTACTTTTGATTAGAAAGGGAAACTGTTACATCAGAACCGGCGCGGGTTATAACGTGTAGGAACGGGATGTATGTAACTGTTAGCTCGAGTCTCAAGAGCGAGGAGTCGAGCTGAGCTACGACACGTCACCCAGAGGTGGGCGATACTGATGTAAAATTTAGGACCTATTCGGGTTTGAATGTCGGGTCCTACTGAATTGCCAATCCGACTAaaaagataatgaaaatattaatgaatgatttatttatttgttggGCTATGGGTCGTTCAGTGGTTCGACCAGCAACCTCGACCAGCAAGATAAACCCGATTCGAGTTTGATTAGAATTGTGGGATCATTACTGGATCTAAGTGGTCGACTTTCGAAAACATATCGATGTAAAAGACTAAaaacatatatcatatattaataactttattcaCTGCGATTGTTTTTAGATTATATATTCAAAAAGTAGCTTATATAATATGTACATTTATATCGTTACAAATGTAAGAACAAACCAAACAGATGGCTACAACATAGCTTTCCCCACGGATACCCCTTTGAAATAACCGAATAAGTTTAGTTTTTTACGACACAATTATTCACTAACATCAAAAAATCTCGAACGAAGAAAACATGTCCAGCAAAACAAAAAGCAAATCATTTTTACGCGTGTTTTGATTCGAAAGGTTTTTATGGTCCCCCAATTAGCGCTTGTAAACCGGCGACAATCGGCGGAAACTATCGATAGAACAGAGTATGAATTCACGGTCGGACGCGTTACGAACGTTTCATTCGTATATTTAATCAAATCCACTGATTCTAATTGTACGTTCGgtattttaatgatatttttacaGATCGCAGTCGAGGTCGTAAAGCGAAAAGTGGaaaaacgaaaacgtcttgTACCGATTGACCCCGACAAAATGTTCTTCAGAGTCGACGAGATGATTTACTATTCGAAAAGCCCCGATTATTGCAGCCCGGATAAAAAATTGGGCTCGGTCGGCACGCGAGGCCGGTACGTATTTTAGTGTGTACTGAGTCCTGGGTTCAGTTACACGGAATAGTTTAAGCTTAAAAcggttgagtttgaattattgtcCTCATTGACActgtaaaatatcaaatatggcaATTCTTGTTAGCAAGGGTTTGGATCTTCAAAACCCTGCGAATCGACCTAATTTTCCGCAGCCATTTATCACCTCAACATTGCATCATAGAATATCTCCTTTCGTCCGACCAAATGCTTCaatgtacagtcaaccccccgatataccgcccgcCCACATCgctgcagaacgattttgacggtgtagagagtatggcggtatatcgggggtgttttactatgtatttgcaTAGAgttgtacattgagaaaacccgGCGGTAAgcgggggtggcggtatatAGCAGGGTgatatatcgggggtgttttattatgtatttgtattgggTAAAATGGGAGGGTGGTGGTATATAGCAGGGTgatatatcgggggtgttttattatgtatttgtattgggTAAAATGGGAGGGTGGTGGTATATAGCAGGGTgatatatcgggggtgttttattatgtatttgtattgggTAAAATGGGAGGGTGGCGGTATATAGCAGGGTgatatatcgggggtgttttattatgtatttgtattgggTAAAATGGGAGGGTGGTGGTATATGGCAGGGTGgcatatcgggggtgttttactatgtatttgtacaGAGATGTACTTTGAGACAACCTGGCAGTAGGAGGGGGTGGCGGCtaatgggagggcggtatatcgggggtcgACTGTAGCTTACAGTAGAATATAAAGTGACCAATCATTCTAATATTTCGATgatattttgtagattttgCAAGCAGAATTCTCCGGGTTCAGCGAGTTGTGACTCTATGTGTTGTGGACGGGGATATCTCAGTTATACGGAGGAGGTCAAGGAGCGATGTCACTGTAAATATTACTGGTGCTGTTACGTCAAGTGCAAAACCTGCGTCAAACAAGTCGAACGTAATATGTGCCGGTAAAAGCCGAATACCGTGATGACGTCATAAACGTGAACGCTTACGTCACCGATGTGCTATCGATGCGCCCGGATGAAACGCCCCTCCCCCGCGAAGCCCGTACGTTCGATCTCACGAATCGGACTTAAAGCGATTGAGTCTTCAGACTCGGACATGCAACTCTTTCGATATTCGACAACAGGTTTAAGcgatttttttgtgaaaagaattattcatttttctactAGCTCTGAAAATGGCGTCGCTTTGAATTGACATTGCGATTTGTCTGTTGTCGGagaagaaataatgatttaaaaccAAATGAACTTGAACCAAATGACTTGAACTGTTCAGAGAGTTTACTGTGAAATCGACTTTAAAAGTGAAATTTGCTCGATTCTACTGATTAGTTTTATGGCGATTTTTCTTTGAACGGAATAatcttttaaaaatgtttctgACAATCTGcagtaatttaaaaaaaaaacgtgtaataaaagaatattatgattatatatCTGTAGCTAGAAATATAACGACTATGCAACAACTATGCAACTGAAAGAGAAACTGCTGTAGCGAGCAGATCTCGCGCAAATCTCGTAAACTATCGCGAGATTTTACTTTGATTTTGAGGAGAAATTTCTTAGATTTTTCATCCTCTTAAAAatcgaaatatttgaatatatgaatatcgaTATACACGAGAATAATCTGTAGGCCTCTCCGTTAACCCCTATGATaaatgatgacgtcatagggggatttcaTGGACGAGGCCATTATTTCTGAGCGGATATTTTGGCGATGCCATATCTCTGAAACTGTTTTCAATCTATACTCAAACTAACAGTGCCTTCAAATGCTTGTCCCTCCTTAAATGTCCTGATTATTCAGCGGAGAACTAAAAGTATTGCCTGAAGGGGGGAGGGtaagagggggagggggtccGGGGTGGGAAGAATTACGAtctgtatatattttgaataagttccgataaatgttactgaaaaacaaAGATAATTGAGAATCTATCGTAAATCCGatgaaacattttatgaaacgATCTTTaaccaaaaatgtaaataaaagacaattattaattattatcacgTAATATATTACAAATTTAATTGTAATTAATATCGATATCATCGATTTGCGTCgctttttgtttataatgGACAGTCTTTAATTACAATGAGTAACCTAGGTAACCGCGGGTAAAAATAGGAATTTcaggaaaaattgaaaacccGGAAACGTCACTGAAATGAAGAATCTTTTATCAGTTCTGTGTTTGGAAAATTGCTTCATTATCGATCTTAGAGAAAAACTATATTAATTTATgataaatattataattattattctaaTTATTGGTATATATTattatgaatattgtattttcgttttaacaattttttcttttattgcatTTAGTTGAAGATGAGATGATATGAAACATGTATAAACATAATCAAAATGAGatcaaaattatcatcattaaaaagAAGTTTTCCTTTTGTAAAATTCGAAGTCTTTTATCGTTCTTTATATCATGTCGTCCACACAGTGTTGAGGTCATTCGATGGTCAGCGATGGTCAGTAGTGGTCAGTTAGTTTACCAACAGATGAGTACCACGTCGACAGTTCTTTTGATCGAGTCCCACAGTGAACTCGGAATtaaaatcagttgattttcgatgtgttaactctgagttaaatctaactcagcaactgtggaactggtcttTCTAATTCAAAGCGAGCCGGTGAGCTGGTCAAGCGGTCATTCTGTGGTCAGGTGGATTTTCTGTCTACGAGTTACTTAAATCGCAAAAACAAACCCTGAAGTTGGAACTCAGAGACTGCGGATTTACGCGGGGTGCGAACTATGCACGGATTCTTGTGGGCCGTGAATGAATTTGCACTAATTGTGAACCGAGTGTTTAAGAAGTTCGTTTTGCCCTCTACACCACAAACCGGAAGCAGCGATCATTTTTTTAAGAAAAGATATAAAATCTTAATTATTCTACGAAACGATGATCGCTCGATCGAATCCGCGAATTGACCCGGTCGCGTGTCGGTTTTTAAAACCGGTAAGTACAGGCGATCCTGAGTGTGGGTATGCACCCGGTGAACCCGCTGGGGATTGCTCGGGTGTGCGTTCAGTGTGTAGTCACCGGGGgcaataaaaacataaaacacgtggtaataaataaatagcTGTCAATACACGAGAAAGAATGAGAaaagagagacagagagagagagagagagtgagagagagatcGGGGGTGAGGCAAAAGTTCAAACTTCTGTGCGAAAACTCTGACGTCTGAAATTCGGAACAGCCATCGAGGAGAAGAAATCGCAACGACATATCATTGctctatatttcatattctaaaaacaaaaaaattgctTAAagacgttttagaaaatatcaaatatatgatTCACGGTTGAATCGGTTAAatcaatcgaaaatgaactaattgaaGAGAGTCAAGGGACGATTAGCTATTTTTGTGGAATTGCCAATTGGAATTACCAATTTCGAAGAATTTTTCCTCAGCTTTTTTATCTTGttgaaaaaagcgaaaaaataCCATTCTGTGAACAAATTTGCAAAAACAAGTCTCAAAGAATTCATTCAacctaaaatggaaaatataagaACCAAGATATTTgaacaaataattcattttttttcatttatccattcattttatttcgtcGCTAAAGTTGAATATTCTTCGTGATAACGAAAATGATTTTCCTGATTTTGTGAACTTTTTAATTGATCTATAACGCATTATTTCTTAGATTAACAAAACACTCCGTTTTTAACGTGTAAAATAGATAATCGGATaaatgtgggattcgaaccttacGATTAAATTAGGATAgaatgtgggattcgaacccgatgcaACATATGTGGATAATCTATGCGCGTATGCAAATTGTTTGACGTTGATTTTGCATTAAACGCGTAACTTAAAACAGTAAATGGCTTCGCAGTGAATTAATGagttgaatgaaatgaaatgaaagccGCCAGATTTCAGCGCAGAACGACTGTAGGACCGACGTCACGTCTTAAATAGCTTCATTCGACTTTTTATCTCTTGCTACACATCTCTATTATGACACTATTATCCTCTTCGAATGCATTGTATTCGGTCTGGACGAATTCATTTGTACCGTTGCAGACTTTCACCCCATTACAACATTTGACCACCGATGTTGTATCGACGTTGGGTTTTACCTTCTGGTAACAGCCTTCTCGAATCATATCTGCAATATCGCACACTAACGCATTTGTCGGCGAGCAGCTAAAAAACAAGAACGATGCAAAAAAGCCCGTGAAAATCCAGTCGAAATTGCGTTCGTTTTAGAAATATGGTTctcattcaaataaaaaggaATTCATAAGGATTTCTTAAAATAATTGTTGATGTAAATTTAACGAATGGTCATCTCGACTCATGGTCCCAAGGTTTCACTAAAAAAAGGTTTAAATCTTGAAACGGCttaaatctttaaatcaaCTGAACAGAATTGAATCCTCCTCGGGCGATCTAACgcattttaaaatctatttcatttttaaaagtaTCTCTAAGAACCTTTACGTGAAACCACAGGCACCAGGGGGCGTAGACGTAATTGTAGGATATTTTATAGGCAAATAATGATCAGTCGTTACGTTGTCTTAGTTCCAGTAAGTTTTTTATCCGGGTCTGTTTGATTCGCAGTGCAGACATATTCCGCACACTCTTCCCCGACGATGGTGACTTTCACCAGCGGCTCGGCGCTGTTTTTCGGGAAAATCTGCCgacatttttcttcaaaacaGAAAAAGCGTGATACAGTTGAAAATCGATGACTTATACTTATGTTCTAAAAATCACGTGATAAGGACCTCACCGTTGTTAAGCACAGAGATACCGCTATGGCAACTTCTGAACATGCAAATTAAGCTTACGAACAATACTACGACCTTCAAGGCCATCGTCAAAGTTACTGCCATTTTGTGCTGTTTGCTAGTTTAACAAATTCAACCTCCTGTTTGCTTGTTCAACTTTCCAGTAATTTTTGTTTGCTGTTTTTACTGAATGCGACTGCTAATAATGATTTTCTGTCAAAAAACAAATAGATCACGCTTTTAATGATGGCGTTACAAAATACGCATGAAGAATCGATTGAATTTGTAATGCTCGGTTCCGCAGTTGTTTGTGCGAACTTATGTTGGAAATTCCCAGCAGTAAGCAGTAAGGGAAAACTTGCTATGTTTGGCTCGAAACCCCGTCCAGACTGTTAGAGTGGTCTCCTACCCATTAGGAGACACCGTCCAGACTGTTAGAGTGGTCTCCTACCCATTAGGAGACACCGTCCAGACTGTTAGAGTGGTCTCCTACCCATTAGGAGACACCGTCCAGACTGGGAGAGTGGTCCCCTACCCATTAGGAGACACCGTCCAGACTGGGCAAATAGTCTCCTTCCCATTAGGAGACACCGTCCAGACTGGGAGAGTAATCTCCTATCCATTAGGAGACACCGTCCAGACTGGGAGAGTGGTCCCCTACCCATTAGGAGACACCGTCCAGACTGGGCAAATAGTCTCCTTCCCATTAGGAGACACCGTCCAGACTGGGCAAATAGTCTCCTTCCCATTAGGAGACACCGGCCAGACTGGGCAAATAGTCTCCTTCCCATTAGGAGACATCGTCCAGGCTGGGCAAATAGTCTCCTTCCCATTAGGAGACACCGTCCAGGCTGGGCAAATAGTCTCCTTCCCTAGGGTTAAATGTTTACCGAGAACTATGAAAGCGGTTGAATTCTGTTATTAAGCATCGATTTCGGTTTAAACTACTCGAAACGAATTCTACGATAGCAAAATCATTTGTCAATTAAAAACACATGTTCAACGAGTTATTGAAGTCGAACTCGATGTTATAgacaataaattcaatatatctcaGTTGGACGTATTTCTAATTAGCAGCGAGCAGCAGCTGACTCTAACTAATCGACATtatttcgacacatttcagaaaattactcgaaataaattaaacagtttacCTCGATCATACGTAGCACGCAATACGCGTAAAATAATCTGGATTTATTGGAGATTTGCATTCATAAATGCACCTTATTTCTGAGCATACTTTAATAAAACAACTCTGAAAGTCAAATGCTGCTCCCCATCGGGGCCTACGCCACAATCTTCGAGCGCCACCGATACGAGTGGTGGTCGGTTAAAGAACTATAACCTATTTTTGAGTGGAAATAGTTTAGTTCCTGTGCTGTCAAACTATCCGGATTCTAGAGGAAGGTGACTCATTTGAAACTATTATTATATGAGCCATTTCCAAAAGTGTCGACAAGTTTTTGAAAAGGGCTCATAGCATTTTTTAGTTGAAATGTGAAAATCCTCGAAGGGGTTTTCATTGATTGCGGGTTTTTATTCCTCAACTGAGTTAGACTTGAATCACTTGTCCGTACAAGAACCAAACAGATACCAGGTTTTATGTAACTGTTCTGCCATAACCGTTATCACCAGTGATAACGATATTTCGTTAAGGGTCAAAACCGAATAGGATATGGATTTTATCAGGATATTGAAATGATTACAAGTATTCC
This sequence is a window from Tubulanus polymorphus chromosome 9, tnTubPoly1.2, whole genome shotgun sequence. Protein-coding genes within it:
- the LOC141911278 gene encoding uncharacterized protein LOC141911278, with the translated sequence MAVTLTMALKVVVLFVSLICMFRSCHSGISVLNNEKCRQIFPKNSAEPLVKVTIVGEECAEYVCTANQTDPDKKLTGTKTTCSPTNALVCDIADMIREGCYQKVKPNVDTTSVVKCCNGVKVCNGTNEFVQTEYNAFEEDNSVIIEMCSKR